A genomic segment from Diospyros lotus cultivar Yz01 chromosome 5, ASM1463336v1, whole genome shotgun sequence encodes:
- the LOC127801596 gene encoding aminotransferase ALD1, chloroplastic-like isoform X5, with protein sequence MAHPNFLLPGAGLKDQKDGIATGHCTMVARNLNMERLQSNYLFPEISARELEHVKKYPNAEVISLGIGDTTEPIPELITSAMSDCALSLSTIEGYRGYGAEQGNMELRKAIAQTFYGNLPIKDTEVFVSDGSQCDISRLQLLLGSNVTIAVQDPSFPAYIDSSVIIGQAGDFQYETGKYTNIEYMKCGPQNNFFPDLSNTSRTDVIFFCSPNNPTGYAASREQLEQLVEFARENGSIIMYDSAYAAYITDESPRSIYEIPGAREVAIEVSSFSKLAGFTGVRLGWTVVPEELSFSNGFPVRNDFNRIVCTCFNGASIIAQAGGLACLSPEGVKATLSLVDYYKENTRILVDSFASLGLEVYGGVNAPYVWVHFPGSRSWDVFNEILEKTHIITVPGNGFGPGGEEFIRATTFGRRETILEASARLKSLFR encoded by the exons ATGGCTCATCCAAATTTCTTGCTGCCTGGGGCTGG TTTGAAGGACCAAAAGGATGGAATTG CTACAGGCCATTGCACAATGGTAGCCCGCAATTTAAACATGGAAAGGTTGCAAAGTAACTATTTGTTTCCTGAG ATATCAGCACGTGAACTTGAACATGTTAAGAAATACCCAAATGCAGAGGTGATCAGCCTTGGGATAGGTGACACTACAGAACCAATACCAGAATTAATAACTTCAGCCATGTCTGAT TGTGCACTTTCACTTTCAACAATTGAAGGTTATAGAGGGTATGGAGCTGAGCAAGGCAACATG GAACTAAGGAAAGCAATTGCACAAACATTCTATGGCAATCTACCTATAAAAGATACGGAAGTTTTTGTATCAGATGGTTCACAGTGTGATATTTCTCGCCTTCAG CTGCTTCTCGGTTCCAATGTGACAATTGCTGTACAGGATCCATCCTTTCCA GCTTATATAGATTCAAGTGTCATAATTGGTCAGGCAGGTGATTTTCAATATGAAACAGGGAAGTATACAAACATTGAGTACATGAAATGTGGGCCTCAGAATAATTTCTTTCCTGATTTGTCAAATACTTCAAGGACAGATGTCATCTTCTTCTGCTCTCCGAATAATCCAACTGGCTACGCAGCATCCAGGGAGCAATTAGAGCAACTTGTGGAATTTGCTAGGGAAAATGGATCAATCATCATGTATGACTCTGCCTATGCTGCTTACATCACAGATGAGAGTCCTCGATCGATATATGAAATTCCTGGAGCCAGAGAG GTTGCCATTGAAGTTTCTTCATTCTCCAAGCTTGCTGGGTTCACTGGTGTCCGACTTGGTTGGACAGTGGTACCGGAGGAGCTCTCATTTTCAAATGGATTCCCTGTGAGAAATGATTTCAACCGCATTGTTTGCACTTGCTTTAATGGTGCTTCCATCATAGCTCAAGCTGGTGGGTTAGCATGCCTTTCCCCAGAGGGTGTCAAG GCAACGCTATCTCTGGTAGACTACTACAAGGAGAATACTCGAATCTTGGTTGACTCTTTCGCTTCACTTGGCTTAGAGGTATATGGCGGCGTAAATGCACCATATGTTTGGGTTCATTTTCCTGGTTCAAGGTCTTGGGATGTGTTCAATGAGATTCTTGAGAAGACACACATAATCACAGTTCCAGGAAATGGGTTTGGCCCCGGAGGTGAAGAATTCATAAGGGCTACTACCTTTGGACGCAGAGAAACCATACTAGAAGCATCGGCAAGGCTAAAGAGCCTTTTTCGATAG
- the LOC127801596 gene encoding aminotransferase ALD1, chloroplastic-like isoform X7, which yields MVARNLNMERLQSNYLFPEISARELEHVKKYPNAEVISLGIGDTTEPIPELITSAMSDCALSLSTIEGYRGYGAEQGNMELRKAIAQTFYGNLPIKDTEVFVSDGSQCDISRLQLLLGSNVTIAVQDPSFPAYIDSSVIIGQAGDFQYETGKYTNIEYMKCGPQNNFFPDLSNTSRTDVIFFCSPNNPTGYAASREQLEQLVEFARENGSIIMYDSAYAAYITDESPRSIYEIPGAREVAIEVSSFSKLAGFTGVRLGWTVVPEELSFSNGFPVRNDFNRIVCTCFNGASIIAQAGGLACLSPEGVKATLSLVDYYKENTRILVDSFASLGLEVYGGVNAPYVWVHFPGSRSWDVFNEILEKTHIITVPGNGFGPGGEEFIRATTFGRRETILEASARLKSLFR from the exons ATGGTAGCCCGCAATTTAAACATGGAAAGGTTGCAAAGTAACTATTTGTTTCCTGAG ATATCAGCACGTGAACTTGAACATGTTAAGAAATACCCAAATGCAGAGGTGATCAGCCTTGGGATAGGTGACACTACAGAACCAATACCAGAATTAATAACTTCAGCCATGTCTGAT TGTGCACTTTCACTTTCAACAATTGAAGGTTATAGAGGGTATGGAGCTGAGCAAGGCAACATG GAACTAAGGAAAGCAATTGCACAAACATTCTATGGCAATCTACCTATAAAAGATACGGAAGTTTTTGTATCAGATGGTTCACAGTGTGATATTTCTCGCCTTCAG CTGCTTCTCGGTTCCAATGTGACAATTGCTGTACAGGATCCATCCTTTCCA GCTTATATAGATTCAAGTGTCATAATTGGTCAGGCAGGTGATTTTCAATATGAAACAGGGAAGTATACAAACATTGAGTACATGAAATGTGGGCCTCAGAATAATTTCTTTCCTGATTTGTCAAATACTTCAAGGACAGATGTCATCTTCTTCTGCTCTCCGAATAATCCAACTGGCTACGCAGCATCCAGGGAGCAATTAGAGCAACTTGTGGAATTTGCTAGGGAAAATGGATCAATCATCATGTATGACTCTGCCTATGCTGCTTACATCACAGATGAGAGTCCTCGATCGATATATGAAATTCCTGGAGCCAGAGAG GTTGCCATTGAAGTTTCTTCATTCTCCAAGCTTGCTGGGTTCACTGGTGTCCGACTTGGTTGGACAGTGGTACCGGAGGAGCTCTCATTTTCAAATGGATTCCCTGTGAGAAATGATTTCAACCGCATTGTTTGCACTTGCTTTAATGGTGCTTCCATCATAGCTCAAGCTGGTGGGTTAGCATGCCTTTCCCCAGAGGGTGTCAAG GCAACGCTATCTCTGGTAGACTACTACAAGGAGAATACTCGAATCTTGGTTGACTCTTTCGCTTCACTTGGCTTAGAGGTATATGGCGGCGTAAATGCACCATATGTTTGGGTTCATTTTCCTGGTTCAAGGTCTTGGGATGTGTTCAATGAGATTCTTGAGAAGACACACATAATCACAGTTCCAGGAAATGGGTTTGGCCCCGGAGGTGAAGAATTCATAAGGGCTACTACCTTTGGACGCAGAGAAACCATACTAGAAGCATCGGCAAGGCTAAAGAGCCTTTTTCGATAG
- the LOC127801596 gene encoding aminotransferase ALD1, chloroplastic-like isoform X3, with protein MNWLCSQYMNLTTPPAGFGSIFMAHPNFLLPGAGLKDQKDGIATGHCTMVARNLNMERLQSNYLFPEISARELEHVKKYPNAEVISLGIGDTTEPIPELITSAMSDCALSLSTIEGYRGYGAEQGNMELRKAIAQTFYGNLPIKDTEVFVSDGSQCDISRLQLLLGSNVTIAVQDPSFPAYIDSSVIIGQAGDFQYETGKYTNIEYMKCGPQNNFFPDLSNTSRTDVIFFCSPNNPTGYAASREQLEQLVEFARENGSIIMYDSAYAAYITDESPRSIYEIPGAREVAIEVSSFSKLAGFTGVRLGWTVVPEELSFSNGFPVRNDFNRIVCTCFNGASIIAQAGGLACLSPEGVKATLSLVDYYKENTRILVDSFASLGLEVYGGVNAPYVWVHFPGSRSWDVFNEILEKTHIITVPGNGFGPGGEEFIRATTFGRRETILEASARLKSLFR; from the exons ATGAATTGGTTATGTTCACAATACATGAATTTGACTACACCTCCTGCAGGGTTTGGCAGCAT TTTTATGGCTCATCCAAATTTCTTGCTGCCTGGGGCTGG TTTGAAGGACCAAAAGGATGGAATTG CTACAGGCCATTGCACAATGGTAGCCCGCAATTTAAACATGGAAAGGTTGCAAAGTAACTATTTGTTTCCTGAG ATATCAGCACGTGAACTTGAACATGTTAAGAAATACCCAAATGCAGAGGTGATCAGCCTTGGGATAGGTGACACTACAGAACCAATACCAGAATTAATAACTTCAGCCATGTCTGAT TGTGCACTTTCACTTTCAACAATTGAAGGTTATAGAGGGTATGGAGCTGAGCAAGGCAACATG GAACTAAGGAAAGCAATTGCACAAACATTCTATGGCAATCTACCTATAAAAGATACGGAAGTTTTTGTATCAGATGGTTCACAGTGTGATATTTCTCGCCTTCAG CTGCTTCTCGGTTCCAATGTGACAATTGCTGTACAGGATCCATCCTTTCCA GCTTATATAGATTCAAGTGTCATAATTGGTCAGGCAGGTGATTTTCAATATGAAACAGGGAAGTATACAAACATTGAGTACATGAAATGTGGGCCTCAGAATAATTTCTTTCCTGATTTGTCAAATACTTCAAGGACAGATGTCATCTTCTTCTGCTCTCCGAATAATCCAACTGGCTACGCAGCATCCAGGGAGCAATTAGAGCAACTTGTGGAATTTGCTAGGGAAAATGGATCAATCATCATGTATGACTCTGCCTATGCTGCTTACATCACAGATGAGAGTCCTCGATCGATATATGAAATTCCTGGAGCCAGAGAG GTTGCCATTGAAGTTTCTTCATTCTCCAAGCTTGCTGGGTTCACTGGTGTCCGACTTGGTTGGACAGTGGTACCGGAGGAGCTCTCATTTTCAAATGGATTCCCTGTGAGAAATGATTTCAACCGCATTGTTTGCACTTGCTTTAATGGTGCTTCCATCATAGCTCAAGCTGGTGGGTTAGCATGCCTTTCCCCAGAGGGTGTCAAG GCAACGCTATCTCTGGTAGACTACTACAAGGAGAATACTCGAATCTTGGTTGACTCTTTCGCTTCACTTGGCTTAGAGGTATATGGCGGCGTAAATGCACCATATGTTTGGGTTCATTTTCCTGGTTCAAGGTCTTGGGATGTGTTCAATGAGATTCTTGAGAAGACACACATAATCACAGTTCCAGGAAATGGGTTTGGCCCCGGAGGTGAAGAATTCATAAGGGCTACTACCTTTGGACGCAGAGAAACCATACTAGAAGCATCGGCAAGGCTAAAGAGCCTTTTTCGATAG
- the LOC127801596 gene encoding aminotransferase ALD1, chloroplastic-like isoform X1, with protein MNFNIWLRLTHGFILLLSHATRLYICRCSGVLIITYLNKKDNPLEECHWRKKFTQNMFLASNCSFMAHPNFLLPGAGLKDQKDGIATGHCTMVARNLNMERLQSNYLFPEISARELEHVKKYPNAEVISLGIGDTTEPIPELITSAMSDCALSLSTIEGYRGYGAEQGNMELRKAIAQTFYGNLPIKDTEVFVSDGSQCDISRLQLLLGSNVTIAVQDPSFPAYIDSSVIIGQAGDFQYETGKYTNIEYMKCGPQNNFFPDLSNTSRTDVIFFCSPNNPTGYAASREQLEQLVEFARENGSIIMYDSAYAAYITDESPRSIYEIPGAREVAIEVSSFSKLAGFTGVRLGWTVVPEELSFSNGFPVRNDFNRIVCTCFNGASIIAQAGGLACLSPEGVKATLSLVDYYKENTRILVDSFASLGLEVYGGVNAPYVWVHFPGSRSWDVFNEILEKTHIITVPGNGFGPGGEEFIRATTFGRRETILEASARLKSLFR; from the exons ATGAACTTTAACATTTGGTTGAGGTTGACACATggttttatattattattgtccCATGCTACGAGGCTATATATTTGTAGATGCAGCGGTGTCCTTATTATTacttatctaaataaaaaagacaACCCTTTGGAGGAGTGTCATTGGAGAAAGAAATTTACTCAAAATATGTTTCTGGCTTCAAATTGCAGTTTTATGGCTCATCCAAATTTCTTGCTGCCTGGGGCTGG TTTGAAGGACCAAAAGGATGGAATTG CTACAGGCCATTGCACAATGGTAGCCCGCAATTTAAACATGGAAAGGTTGCAAAGTAACTATTTGTTTCCTGAG ATATCAGCACGTGAACTTGAACATGTTAAGAAATACCCAAATGCAGAGGTGATCAGCCTTGGGATAGGTGACACTACAGAACCAATACCAGAATTAATAACTTCAGCCATGTCTGAT TGTGCACTTTCACTTTCAACAATTGAAGGTTATAGAGGGTATGGAGCTGAGCAAGGCAACATG GAACTAAGGAAAGCAATTGCACAAACATTCTATGGCAATCTACCTATAAAAGATACGGAAGTTTTTGTATCAGATGGTTCACAGTGTGATATTTCTCGCCTTCAG CTGCTTCTCGGTTCCAATGTGACAATTGCTGTACAGGATCCATCCTTTCCA GCTTATATAGATTCAAGTGTCATAATTGGTCAGGCAGGTGATTTTCAATATGAAACAGGGAAGTATACAAACATTGAGTACATGAAATGTGGGCCTCAGAATAATTTCTTTCCTGATTTGTCAAATACTTCAAGGACAGATGTCATCTTCTTCTGCTCTCCGAATAATCCAACTGGCTACGCAGCATCCAGGGAGCAATTAGAGCAACTTGTGGAATTTGCTAGGGAAAATGGATCAATCATCATGTATGACTCTGCCTATGCTGCTTACATCACAGATGAGAGTCCTCGATCGATATATGAAATTCCTGGAGCCAGAGAG GTTGCCATTGAAGTTTCTTCATTCTCCAAGCTTGCTGGGTTCACTGGTGTCCGACTTGGTTGGACAGTGGTACCGGAGGAGCTCTCATTTTCAAATGGATTCCCTGTGAGAAATGATTTCAACCGCATTGTTTGCACTTGCTTTAATGGTGCTTCCATCATAGCTCAAGCTGGTGGGTTAGCATGCCTTTCCCCAGAGGGTGTCAAG GCAACGCTATCTCTGGTAGACTACTACAAGGAGAATACTCGAATCTTGGTTGACTCTTTCGCTTCACTTGGCTTAGAGGTATATGGCGGCGTAAATGCACCATATGTTTGGGTTCATTTTCCTGGTTCAAGGTCTTGGGATGTGTTCAATGAGATTCTTGAGAAGACACACATAATCACAGTTCCAGGAAATGGGTTTGGCCCCGGAGGTGAAGAATTCATAAGGGCTACTACCTTTGGACGCAGAGAAACCATACTAGAAGCATCGGCAAGGCTAAAGAGCCTTTTTCGATAG
- the LOC127801596 gene encoding aminotransferase ALD1, chloroplastic-like isoform X2: MPWQVIEHASVEKVKEEGGGEDESSTKFRGNCTILTRNLTSFRFMAHPNFLLPGAGLKDQKDGIATGHCTMVARNLNMERLQSNYLFPEISARELEHVKKYPNAEVISLGIGDTTEPIPELITSAMSDCALSLSTIEGYRGYGAEQGNMELRKAIAQTFYGNLPIKDTEVFVSDGSQCDISRLQLLLGSNVTIAVQDPSFPAYIDSSVIIGQAGDFQYETGKYTNIEYMKCGPQNNFFPDLSNTSRTDVIFFCSPNNPTGYAASREQLEQLVEFARENGSIIMYDSAYAAYITDESPRSIYEIPGAREVAIEVSSFSKLAGFTGVRLGWTVVPEELSFSNGFPVRNDFNRIVCTCFNGASIIAQAGGLACLSPEGVKATLSLVDYYKENTRILVDSFASLGLEVYGGVNAPYVWVHFPGSRSWDVFNEILEKTHIITVPGNGFGPGGEEFIRATTFGRRETILEASARLKSLFR, translated from the exons ATGCCATGGCAAGTTATCGAGCATGCTTCTGTGGAAAAAGtcaaagaagaaggaggaggagaggaCGAAAGTTCGACAAAATTTCGCGGCAACTGCACAATCTTGACTCGAAACCTCACGAGTTTCCG TTTTATGGCTCATCCAAATTTCTTGCTGCCTGGGGCTGG TTTGAAGGACCAAAAGGATGGAATTG CTACAGGCCATTGCACAATGGTAGCCCGCAATTTAAACATGGAAAGGTTGCAAAGTAACTATTTGTTTCCTGAG ATATCAGCACGTGAACTTGAACATGTTAAGAAATACCCAAATGCAGAGGTGATCAGCCTTGGGATAGGTGACACTACAGAACCAATACCAGAATTAATAACTTCAGCCATGTCTGAT TGTGCACTTTCACTTTCAACAATTGAAGGTTATAGAGGGTATGGAGCTGAGCAAGGCAACATG GAACTAAGGAAAGCAATTGCACAAACATTCTATGGCAATCTACCTATAAAAGATACGGAAGTTTTTGTATCAGATGGTTCACAGTGTGATATTTCTCGCCTTCAG CTGCTTCTCGGTTCCAATGTGACAATTGCTGTACAGGATCCATCCTTTCCA GCTTATATAGATTCAAGTGTCATAATTGGTCAGGCAGGTGATTTTCAATATGAAACAGGGAAGTATACAAACATTGAGTACATGAAATGTGGGCCTCAGAATAATTTCTTTCCTGATTTGTCAAATACTTCAAGGACAGATGTCATCTTCTTCTGCTCTCCGAATAATCCAACTGGCTACGCAGCATCCAGGGAGCAATTAGAGCAACTTGTGGAATTTGCTAGGGAAAATGGATCAATCATCATGTATGACTCTGCCTATGCTGCTTACATCACAGATGAGAGTCCTCGATCGATATATGAAATTCCTGGAGCCAGAGAG GTTGCCATTGAAGTTTCTTCATTCTCCAAGCTTGCTGGGTTCACTGGTGTCCGACTTGGTTGGACAGTGGTACCGGAGGAGCTCTCATTTTCAAATGGATTCCCTGTGAGAAATGATTTCAACCGCATTGTTTGCACTTGCTTTAATGGTGCTTCCATCATAGCTCAAGCTGGTGGGTTAGCATGCCTTTCCCCAGAGGGTGTCAAG GCAACGCTATCTCTGGTAGACTACTACAAGGAGAATACTCGAATCTTGGTTGACTCTTTCGCTTCACTTGGCTTAGAGGTATATGGCGGCGTAAATGCACCATATGTTTGGGTTCATTTTCCTGGTTCAAGGTCTTGGGATGTGTTCAATGAGATTCTTGAGAAGACACACATAATCACAGTTCCAGGAAATGGGTTTGGCCCCGGAGGTGAAGAATTCATAAGGGCTACTACCTTTGGACGCAGAGAAACCATACTAGAAGCATCGGCAAGGCTAAAGAGCCTTTTTCGATAG
- the LOC127801596 gene encoding aminotransferase ALD1, chloroplastic-like isoform X6, with translation MSLLSCFKLPTPLITTGHCTMVARNLNMERLQSNYLFPEISARELEHVKKYPNAEVISLGIGDTTEPIPELITSAMSDCALSLSTIEGYRGYGAEQGNMELRKAIAQTFYGNLPIKDTEVFVSDGSQCDISRLQLLLGSNVTIAVQDPSFPAYIDSSVIIGQAGDFQYETGKYTNIEYMKCGPQNNFFPDLSNTSRTDVIFFCSPNNPTGYAASREQLEQLVEFARENGSIIMYDSAYAAYITDESPRSIYEIPGAREVAIEVSSFSKLAGFTGVRLGWTVVPEELSFSNGFPVRNDFNRIVCTCFNGASIIAQAGGLACLSPEGVKATLSLVDYYKENTRILVDSFASLGLEVYGGVNAPYVWVHFPGSRSWDVFNEILEKTHIITVPGNGFGPGGEEFIRATTFGRRETILEASARLKSLFR, from the exons ATGAGTTTGCTCTCTTGTTTCAAGTTGCCAACGCCATTGATAA CTACAGGCCATTGCACAATGGTAGCCCGCAATTTAAACATGGAAAGGTTGCAAAGTAACTATTTGTTTCCTGAG ATATCAGCACGTGAACTTGAACATGTTAAGAAATACCCAAATGCAGAGGTGATCAGCCTTGGGATAGGTGACACTACAGAACCAATACCAGAATTAATAACTTCAGCCATGTCTGAT TGTGCACTTTCACTTTCAACAATTGAAGGTTATAGAGGGTATGGAGCTGAGCAAGGCAACATG GAACTAAGGAAAGCAATTGCACAAACATTCTATGGCAATCTACCTATAAAAGATACGGAAGTTTTTGTATCAGATGGTTCACAGTGTGATATTTCTCGCCTTCAG CTGCTTCTCGGTTCCAATGTGACAATTGCTGTACAGGATCCATCCTTTCCA GCTTATATAGATTCAAGTGTCATAATTGGTCAGGCAGGTGATTTTCAATATGAAACAGGGAAGTATACAAACATTGAGTACATGAAATGTGGGCCTCAGAATAATTTCTTTCCTGATTTGTCAAATACTTCAAGGACAGATGTCATCTTCTTCTGCTCTCCGAATAATCCAACTGGCTACGCAGCATCCAGGGAGCAATTAGAGCAACTTGTGGAATTTGCTAGGGAAAATGGATCAATCATCATGTATGACTCTGCCTATGCTGCTTACATCACAGATGAGAGTCCTCGATCGATATATGAAATTCCTGGAGCCAGAGAG GTTGCCATTGAAGTTTCTTCATTCTCCAAGCTTGCTGGGTTCACTGGTGTCCGACTTGGTTGGACAGTGGTACCGGAGGAGCTCTCATTTTCAAATGGATTCCCTGTGAGAAATGATTTCAACCGCATTGTTTGCACTTGCTTTAATGGTGCTTCCATCATAGCTCAAGCTGGTGGGTTAGCATGCCTTTCCCCAGAGGGTGTCAAG GCAACGCTATCTCTGGTAGACTACTACAAGGAGAATACTCGAATCTTGGTTGACTCTTTCGCTTCACTTGGCTTAGAGGTATATGGCGGCGTAAATGCACCATATGTTTGGGTTCATTTTCCTGGTTCAAGGTCTTGGGATGTGTTCAATGAGATTCTTGAGAAGACACACATAATCACAGTTCCAGGAAATGGGTTTGGCCCCGGAGGTGAAGAATTCATAAGGGCTACTACCTTTGGACGCAGAGAAACCATACTAGAAGCATCGGCAAGGCTAAAGAGCCTTTTTCGATAG
- the LOC127801596 gene encoding aminotransferase ALD1, chloroplastic-like isoform X8 codes for MNFNIWLRLTHGFILLLSHATRLYICRCSGVLIITYLNKKDNPLEECHWRKKFTQNMFLASNCSFMAHPNFLLPGAGLKDQKDGIATGHCTMVARNLNMERLQSNYLFPEISARELEHVKKYPNAEVISLGIGDTTEPIPELITSAMSDCALSLSTIEGYRGYGAEQGNMELRKAIAQTFYGNLPIKDTEVFVSDGSQCDISRLQLLLGSNVTIAVQDPSFPAYIDSSVIIGQAGDFQYETGKYTNIEYMKCGPQNNFFPDLSNTSRTDVIFFCSPNNPTGYAASREQLEQLVEFARENGSIIMYDSAYAAYITDESPRSIYEIPGAREQKAAKMLKNQLLNIYNYLYGDFLIQWLLSSLPQAINHLVGIRSLLQLATLSTKKCCCSA; via the exons ATGAACTTTAACATTTGGTTGAGGTTGACACATggttttatattattattgtccCATGCTACGAGGCTATATATTTGTAGATGCAGCGGTGTCCTTATTATTacttatctaaataaaaaagacaACCCTTTGGAGGAGTGTCATTGGAGAAAGAAATTTACTCAAAATATGTTTCTGGCTTCAAATTGCAGTTTTATGGCTCATCCAAATTTCTTGCTGCCTGGGGCTGG TTTGAAGGACCAAAAGGATGGAATTG CTACAGGCCATTGCACAATGGTAGCCCGCAATTTAAACATGGAAAGGTTGCAAAGTAACTATTTGTTTCCTGAG ATATCAGCACGTGAACTTGAACATGTTAAGAAATACCCAAATGCAGAGGTGATCAGCCTTGGGATAGGTGACACTACAGAACCAATACCAGAATTAATAACTTCAGCCATGTCTGAT TGTGCACTTTCACTTTCAACAATTGAAGGTTATAGAGGGTATGGAGCTGAGCAAGGCAACATG GAACTAAGGAAAGCAATTGCACAAACATTCTATGGCAATCTACCTATAAAAGATACGGAAGTTTTTGTATCAGATGGTTCACAGTGTGATATTTCTCGCCTTCAG CTGCTTCTCGGTTCCAATGTGACAATTGCTGTACAGGATCCATCCTTTCCA GCTTATATAGATTCAAGTGTCATAATTGGTCAGGCAGGTGATTTTCAATATGAAACAGGGAAGTATACAAACATTGAGTACATGAAATGTGGGCCTCAGAATAATTTCTTTCCTGATTTGTCAAATACTTCAAGGACAGATGTCATCTTCTTCTGCTCTCCGAATAATCCAACTGGCTACGCAGCATCCAGGGAGCAATTAGAGCAACTTGTGGAATTTGCTAGGGAAAATGGATCAATCATCATGTATGACTCTGCCTATGCTGCTTACATCACAGATGAGAGTCCTCGATCGATATATGAAATTCCTGGAGCCAGAGAG CAAAAAGCAGCTAAAATGTTGAAGAACCAACTTTTGAACATCTACAATTATTTATATGGTGATTTTCTCATTCAGTGGTTACTATCTTCACTGCCACAAGCAATTAACCATCTTGTGGGCATACGATCTCTACTGCAATTGGCAACACTTTCCACAAAGAAATGTTGTTGTTCTGCATAA
- the LOC127801596 gene encoding aminotransferase ALD1, chloroplastic-like isoform X4: MFIHLLIVLVDFVFMAHPNFLLPGAGLKDQKDGIATGHCTMVARNLNMERLQSNYLFPEISARELEHVKKYPNAEVISLGIGDTTEPIPELITSAMSDCALSLSTIEGYRGYGAEQGNMELRKAIAQTFYGNLPIKDTEVFVSDGSQCDISRLQLLLGSNVTIAVQDPSFPAYIDSSVIIGQAGDFQYETGKYTNIEYMKCGPQNNFFPDLSNTSRTDVIFFCSPNNPTGYAASREQLEQLVEFARENGSIIMYDSAYAAYITDESPRSIYEIPGAREVAIEVSSFSKLAGFTGVRLGWTVVPEELSFSNGFPVRNDFNRIVCTCFNGASIIAQAGGLACLSPEGVKATLSLVDYYKENTRILVDSFASLGLEVYGGVNAPYVWVHFPGSRSWDVFNEILEKTHIITVPGNGFGPGGEEFIRATTFGRRETILEASARLKSLFR, encoded by the exons ATGTTCATTCATCTCTTAATTGTCTTGGTAGACTTTGT TTTTATGGCTCATCCAAATTTCTTGCTGCCTGGGGCTGG TTTGAAGGACCAAAAGGATGGAATTG CTACAGGCCATTGCACAATGGTAGCCCGCAATTTAAACATGGAAAGGTTGCAAAGTAACTATTTGTTTCCTGAG ATATCAGCACGTGAACTTGAACATGTTAAGAAATACCCAAATGCAGAGGTGATCAGCCTTGGGATAGGTGACACTACAGAACCAATACCAGAATTAATAACTTCAGCCATGTCTGAT TGTGCACTTTCACTTTCAACAATTGAAGGTTATAGAGGGTATGGAGCTGAGCAAGGCAACATG GAACTAAGGAAAGCAATTGCACAAACATTCTATGGCAATCTACCTATAAAAGATACGGAAGTTTTTGTATCAGATGGTTCACAGTGTGATATTTCTCGCCTTCAG CTGCTTCTCGGTTCCAATGTGACAATTGCTGTACAGGATCCATCCTTTCCA GCTTATATAGATTCAAGTGTCATAATTGGTCAGGCAGGTGATTTTCAATATGAAACAGGGAAGTATACAAACATTGAGTACATGAAATGTGGGCCTCAGAATAATTTCTTTCCTGATTTGTCAAATACTTCAAGGACAGATGTCATCTTCTTCTGCTCTCCGAATAATCCAACTGGCTACGCAGCATCCAGGGAGCAATTAGAGCAACTTGTGGAATTTGCTAGGGAAAATGGATCAATCATCATGTATGACTCTGCCTATGCTGCTTACATCACAGATGAGAGTCCTCGATCGATATATGAAATTCCTGGAGCCAGAGAG GTTGCCATTGAAGTTTCTTCATTCTCCAAGCTTGCTGGGTTCACTGGTGTCCGACTTGGTTGGACAGTGGTACCGGAGGAGCTCTCATTTTCAAATGGATTCCCTGTGAGAAATGATTTCAACCGCATTGTTTGCACTTGCTTTAATGGTGCTTCCATCATAGCTCAAGCTGGTGGGTTAGCATGCCTTTCCCCAGAGGGTGTCAAG GCAACGCTATCTCTGGTAGACTACTACAAGGAGAATACTCGAATCTTGGTTGACTCTTTCGCTTCACTTGGCTTAGAGGTATATGGCGGCGTAAATGCACCATATGTTTGGGTTCATTTTCCTGGTTCAAGGTCTTGGGATGTGTTCAATGAGATTCTTGAGAAGACACACATAATCACAGTTCCAGGAAATGGGTTTGGCCCCGGAGGTGAAGAATTCATAAGGGCTACTACCTTTGGACGCAGAGAAACCATACTAGAAGCATCGGCAAGGCTAAAGAGCCTTTTTCGATAG